The window GACAAGGCCGGCGAGCGCATTCTCGAAGAGCTGCAGGACTACGCCGAAGAAAAGATCCGCGAGGAGCGCATCGCGGGGAAGCTCTCCATCTTCAAGAACAACACCGACTTCGTCGGCAACAGCTACGGCTGCCACGAGAACTACCTCGTCGACCGCGACGTCGACTTCTACTACCTCGCCGAGCAGCTGATCCCGTTCCTCGTGACGCGCCAGATCTACGCCGGCGCGGGCAAGGTGTTCCAGACGCAGGAAGGCGTGCATTACTGCGTCAGCCAGCGCGCGCAGCACATCTATCAGAAGATCAGCGGCACCACGACGAACGACCGCTCGATCATCAACACGCGCGACGAGCCCCACGCCGACCGCGAAAAGTTCCGCCGCCTGCACGTGATCGTGGGCGACTCGAACATGTCGGAGTACACGAACTTCCTGAAGATCGGCGCGTGCGCCGTCGTGCTCCAGATGATCGAGGACAACTACATCAACAAGGACTTCACCCTGCGCAATCCGGTGAAGGCCATCAAGGACATCTCGTACGACACGACTTGCAAGCGCAAGCTGCGCCTCGACAACGGGCGCGAGTATTCGCCGATCGAGATTCAGCGCGAGTACTGCGAGATGGCGCAGAAGTACGTCGAGCAATACCCGGTCTCCGACGAGCTGAAGCAGTCGGTCGTGATGTGGCAGCACGTGCTCGACTGCCTCGACACCGACCCCGACAAGCTCGATCGCCAGATCGACTGGGTGATCAAGCGGCGCCTGATCGAGAACTGGATCCAGGGCCACGACTCGCGCTGGAGCGATCCGCGCGTGTTCATGCTCGATCTGCAGTACCACGATCTGCGCATGAACCGCGGGCTCTACTACTTGTTGGAGCGCAAGGGCGCGGTGGAGCGAATTCTCACCGACGAAGAAGTGGACAAGGCGAAGACCGAGCCGCCGCCGGATACGCGCGCGAAGATGCGAGGCGAGTTCATCAAGCTCGCGCGCCAGAACGGGATCCAATACGACCTCGACTGGTCGAACATCCGCCTCGGCAACCTGCTGAACGTGCGCGTGATCTGTAACAACCCGTTCGAGACGGATACCGAGAAGGTCGCCGAGCTCGTGCGCACGATTCAGAAGACGAACCTCAGGAAGACATCGTTGAGCAAGCTCGTGATTCAGAGCTGATGCGCGATTCCGAGTACTGACGGTCTTCGAGGTTCGCTTTTCTCCTCGTTGACTCCGCAAACCGCTCCGCGGACTCCGCGGTTTGCTGCGCGCTTCGCTTGCGGCCTCGGCCGACTCGCTTGGGAGTAGCGTTCGGCTTCGGGGTTG of the Deltaproteobacteria bacterium genome contains:
- the pafA gene encoding Pup--protein ligase, with translation MQKRIYGVETEYGIIFTPEGRKTLPVEKAIRFLFEKLITTEHFLNVFLENGARFYQDTGCHPEYATPECASPRQLIVYDKAGERILEELQDYAEEKIREERIAGKLSIFKNNTDFVGNSYGCHENYLVDRDVDFYYLAEQLIPFLVTRQIYAGAGKVFQTQEGVHYCVSQRAQHIYQKISGTTTNDRSIINTRDEPHADREKFRRLHVIVGDSNMSEYTNFLKIGACAVVLQMIEDNYINKDFTLRNPVKAIKDISYDTTCKRKLRLDNGREYSPIEIQREYCEMAQKYVEQYPVSDELKQSVVMWQHVLDCLDTDPDKLDRQIDWVIKRRLIENWIQGHDSRWSDPRVFMLDLQYHDLRMNRGLYYLLERKGAVERILTDEEVDKAKTEPPPDTRAKMRGEFIKLARQNGIQYDLDWSNIRLGNLLNVRVICNNPFETDTEKVAELVRTIQKTNLRKTSLSKLVIQS